From Coffea arabica cultivar ET-39 chromosome 2e, Coffea Arabica ET-39 HiFi, whole genome shotgun sequence, the proteins below share one genomic window:
- the LOC140036092 gene encoding uncharacterized protein produces the protein MNEAGTSLGKGERKTTAPTGIRAFFKGGRDSTQPTIKACLQSKDKWQNTDMAIALWFDDACIPINAVNSPFFQKAINQIASMGHGYKALSYHSLRVTLLRDAKKDVQLVVDSFRNTWAKIGCTIMDASDIVTNAENLCNLFVEIVEMVGSKNVVHLVTDNASNYKAAGTLLNERYPTICWSPCAAHCINLILKDIGEMGTVKSLVALASTVTVFVYNHKYVLNWLRKTNGWREIIRSGETRFATTFIAQRAYMITKTAYKL, from the exons ATGAATGAGGCTGGTACATCATTAGGTaaaggagagagaaaaaccaCTGCCCCTACAGGTATTCGTGCTTTCTTTAAGGGTGGACGTGATAGTACTCAACCTACTATCAAAGCTTGTTTGCAAAGTAAGGATAAATGGCAAAATACTGATATGGCCATTGCTCTTTGGTTCGATGATGCATGTATTCCCATTAATGCTGTTAAttctccattttttcaaaaagctATCAATCAAATTGCATCAATGGGTCATGGTTATAAAGCTCTATCTTATCATTCTTTGCGAGTCACTTTGTTGCGAGATGCTAAGAAAGATGTGCAGTTAGTTGTTGATTCATTTCGAAATACTTGGGCTAAAATTGGATGCACTATAATGG ATGCATCGGACATTGTGACAAATGCAGAAAATTTGTGCAATCTGTTTGTTGAAATTGTTGAAATGGTTGGTTCAAAAAATGTGGTGCATTTAGTCACTGATAATGCTAGCAATTATAAGGCTGCTGGAACtttattaaatgaaagataTCCAACTATTTGCTGGTCTCCATGTGCTGCCCATTGTATCAATTTGATTTTGAAGGATATTGGTGAAATGGGTACTGTTAAATCTCTAGTGGCTCTTGCTTCTACAGTAACTGTTTTTGTGTATAATCATAAATATGTTCTAAATTGGCTGAGAAAAACTAATGGGTGGAGGGAGATTATTCGTTCGGGGGAGACTCGATTTGCCACCACTTTTATTGCACAAAGAGCTTACATGATCACAAAGACAGCTTACAAGCTTTAG
- the LOC113733471 gene encoding probable caffeine synthase 4, translating to MELQRVLHMSGGEGDTSYAKNSSYQKLVLTKVKPVLEQCIQELLRTNLPYNKKCIRVADLGCSSGPNTLLTVSDIIQSIDKVSQEMDNEFALPTIQGRLEEEKLDSFNVPIYTPSVEEVRHIIEEEGSFEIVCLETFKLRHDAGFSIDDNQLGSHSQVHFCDEHVRAAHVASMVRAVSEPILASHFGEAIIPDLFHRFAKNAAKLLP from the exons ATGGAACTCCAACGAGTCCTGCATATGAGTGGAGGCGAAGGCGACACAAGCTACGCCAAAAATTCATCCTACCAG AAGTTGGTACTGACCAAGGTGAAGCCAGTACTTGAACAATGCATACAAGAATTGTTGCGGACCAACTTACCCTACAACAAGAAGTGCATTAGAGTTGCTGATTTGGGATGCTCTTCAGGACCAAACACACTATTAACAGTTTCGGACATCATACAAAGTATTGACAAAGTTAGCCAGGAAATGGACAATGAATTTGCACTGCCCACGATTCAG GGACGTCTGGAGGAAGAAAAACTGGACAGTTTCAATGTTCCAATCTATACGCCTTCAGTAGAAGAAGTCAGGCACATAATTGAGGAGGAAGGTTCTTTTGAAATTGTATGCCTGGAGACGTTTAAGCTCCGTCATGATGCTGGCTTCTCCATTGATGATAACCAGTTAGGATCCCATTCCCAGGTACACTTCTGCGATGAACATGTTAGAGCAGCCCATGTGGCATCAATGGTTAGAGCAGTTTCCGAACCTATCCTAGCAAGCCATTTTGGAGAAGCTATTATACCCGACTTATTCCACAGGTTTGCCAAGAATGCAGCAAAGCTTCTCCCATAG